Genomic segment of Mastomys coucha isolate ucsf_1 unplaced genomic scaffold, UCSF_Mcou_1 pScaffold5, whole genome shotgun sequence:
TCgtgttctctagaggaacagaacttacagaatggaTATATTTGAATGGCTTAAAGGCTGTGGTCTAGCTAGACTAACAATGGCTGTCTATCAATGGAGGGTCCAAAGTGTTCCCTCCCAAGGATGTGATACTGTTTTGGATTCACTATTGTACCTGGAAGAGGCCACTCTAAAGGCTCCtgtttagcctttccaaccataatagccccCACTCCACAGGTCAGGTGACCAATGGGGGAATTCTGCCAACTTCTAAGTATGTCTATCCCAGATATATATTATAGGACTAGGGAAATAAACACAGGATGAGTTCAAAAACCCAGTGGACGTACTGAGTCAGACACTagccaaaactccattaatcaccaGATCTCCATAAGCCTCTACTTTAACTGGAGGCCACAGTGTTTCCTGGGGTTTCCCAGAATCAGCGTCAATTCAGAACAAGACTCCAATAGACCCTGGAAAGTCTGATTGCTGCCCCAAGTGTACCCTTGTAAAGGGCCAGGGGCTCCCCTGGGGAAGGACTTGGGAAAAGATAACAGTAAAACTTAGGCTTAGGTATTTTATCAAGGTCCTTCCTCAGGGGAACCTGGCTGTCACTTCATTCAAGGGATTTCTgggtctgcaaactggctcaTCTGGAAATTTGTGGGTCAAGAGTCCCTTCTGCCATGATCCAGTGGAgcctttcttcatttgttttaggatGTTTCTACTTACACATATCAAACAAAGCTGCAGTTGGCTTCTTATCTATGTCATGGCTAGAgacaccatgattgattagctGGTACCAAAGGTCCATACGAGTCATGCCAGCATCAAATTCACTTTGCCTGTGCAGCCCATTACTGGTTACACCATTATGGACATTGCTTTGTTTGCACTGCCCATTATGATTACTATGATCATCTTGCCTTTGGTGATAcagtgctgccacctggcccCTGCTACCTTGGGGCCCTATTAAAGCCATTGCACTTAATTCATTCAACTGAGCggcagcatctccaaccctaaaGTCTGGCACAAGGAAAGGGCAAGAACAAAGCTCTTCAGGTGTTGGGGCCCTCTCAGCCTTTTCTGTCTTACACTATTAGTGAAGGGCGGGTCTTCTGGGCCTTCCCCTTGTTGAGGCTAGGTTTACAGTGTACACACTCTAGCATTGCAGTTTCCCTGAGCCATAAAATCTCTTCTTCAACACTAAGCCAAAGGATATCATGTATCTCCAATTCCTTTTCAGCAGGCCATCTTTTGACAAACGTGtgagccaaccattcaaacaaacgtTTGACACCTTTTAAAAAACTGTGCAAACTTCTCGATTAAACCCAGACTCTCCATTCAGTGGACGCCATatcaataaactcagcctgacccagttttatgttccttccaccattatcccatacccttttttttttaaagatttatttatttattatatgtaagtacactgtaactgttttcagatgcaccatcagatctcattacagatggttgtgacccaccatgtggtttctaggatttgaactcaggaccttcagaagagcagtcagtgctcttaaccgctgagccatttctccagctcctaatCCCACACCTATTCACCAGACTTCTGCtagaatgaattagcaaactcattaagctccttagcAATGTGGTGCACCTTCTCAGAGACTACACTTTACAAGCTCCCCTCTAGGAACCTGCTTAGCCTTaagtctggttataggtctagaggCAACTATTGGGCAACCTTGAGAGTTAGTATGCACCTGGAAACTGGAAAAGTCTTGCAAAGACCCTCCATCTTGAAACCCCACAATGGGGTGCTCTCGGCAGCTATGTTGGAGTTGGGTATGGGAGGCATCTAAGCTGGTTAGCAAAACTGATAAGATTTTAGGGGACATGGCACTATGTCTGAGTAATGTGCACTACTCTAAGATCTGTGTAGGCACAAGACTTTCAAGCACTTGGAAAACACAGCAGGTCCGTGGATGTGGGTAGCTGCAAGTCATGCCCAGGGCCCTCATGTGGCCCATGTCTGTCCATCCCCGGAGCTGCAGAACAGCAgccttctccctgtctctggtGGCCTGGAGCTTGAAGCAGGGCAAAAGCTGAGGCCGGGATCAAATCTGGCCAATTTTTCCCCTCCTGGTTTCCTTAAAAGATAAGTATCAAGGAGCTTGATGGCAAGATTCGGTTCTGCTGGACCTTGTTCCAGACAGTGGCCTCAGTAACTCTTATTTAATGCAAAAAGACTTTGGAGTGACCGGCTTAAGAGTGGTTACCCACTTCGGCTTTCCTCGGCCCTAATAGATCTTTTTCAAAGATCCGCCTCTTCTCCCCAGCTCACGGAAACACTATTTTATGGAACTAGGACTGGCACTTAAAAGTGAAGTAAGATCTTTGAACTTACTGTgcagtggttttggtttttgagtccTGGATGTCCATGGAGTGGTCGACATTCATGTCACCACAGCTGTGGGGGCCCAGCTCCACTTTCTGAGCTTCCATCGGCTCATCCAAGAGCGGGGACAGAGGATGTGCAGAGATGAAACTGAGATATTGAAGAGCCTTCATGGTGCCTGAAAGGTGGGAATCATTAAATATGAGAATATCAATCGGGATTGGGGAAATGGCTCCATTTGTGAATTGCTTCCTGtccaagcatgaagatctgagcttGATTCCCCAACCACTGTGTTGTGGTGGCTATTCTTGTTTGTCAGCtcgactacatctggaattaactaaatcCCAAGCAGCTgagtacatttttgtttgtttgtttgtttgtttgtttgtttcaagacagggtttctctgtatagtcttgactgtcctggaactcactctgtagaccaggctggccttgaactcagaaatctgcctgggatttcttttcttaattaaatcatctgaagtgggaagactcGGCGTGTTAgtcactgctctattgctgtgaaaagacaccttgactgaggcaactcttatgaCAGAAATCATTTAAtcggggacttgcttacagtttagtCAATTATCAGCATGGTGGAGAGCATGGTAGTGTGCAGGCAGGTGCTGGAACAGCAGCTGAGCCCTACATCCTGTCCcataggcagagacagagacaaagactggGCTTAGCATGGGCCTTCGAAACCTGAAAGCCCACCCACCTCCAGTGAcgcacctcctccaacaaggccacacctcctaactgttctaatccttctcaaatagtgccactccctgttcatacacatgagcctatggggaccatgcTTATTCAAATCACCGCACGTGTGTTTAACCCAGACCTTTCGCAGTGGCAAGATCTACCTTTAATCtggcttctgctggcagcctagaTAAAGGgcacagaagaaagaatgtaCACAGGTGAGCTACAAAGAGAGCCTCCCTCCCAGCTTCCACAATCTACTTTACTGGGTTGAATCTTCATTTGAGGCTGCCCTGAGACCAATGGCTGAGCCACAGAGAGGCCATGAGTACATCATGAGCCAATGAGGCCTCCCTGGCAACTTGTACAAGCCCCCAGTCCTCTCTACTGATCGATGTTCATGAGTTCTTTCAGACATTGCCTTCATTCTACCTGCCTTGCTTCCATCTCAGAAATGGACAATCAAACCCCTACCAGTTGTTGAAATGAGGCAATGGTCCTCAGAACATCATAGCAAGGAGGCCTAGGGATACTTGAGCGGAGCTGTCTCACCTACACAGGATGTACCAGGACACCAGATCCTGGACATGAGGAAGCCCACTTGCTCTAGGGTCAGCAAGTCTGGGGCTTTCTCAAGTCTGAGGCCCCTGTGGGTGGGTGTTGAGTTCAAGCCTGAGTGGCCAGGGCACATTTGTTACCAATGCATAAAACCTTATTGTCGCCGTCCACCTTTTGGCCTGACGCTATCCTGATCAACCACAGACTTCTGACCAGCATCACTCCTCTGTGGCAGCAGCAGGTGAGGCCCATGGCTTCCACTGAAAGCTATCATGCAGGCAAGTGCACAGGTACCATAAACAAATCAGGTAGGAGGAAGGATGCTCTGGACAGAGCACACAGCAGTCTCATCTACCCAACCTCAAGACAGGGTGCGAGGTGGATCATTCCCACTTGTGAGGCTCCACACGACCTCACCTTCTGAACACCCCATGCTGCCCAGACCATGCCACAGCTGCTAGACACATCCTTATCTTTAGGGAGAGACCATGCCCATGGACCCTACTCTGGGTGTCAGGGGAGATGCAAAACACAGAAACATCCTCCCCGAAACCCCCTGAACTGTACTACCCTCGGCTGAGCAACACAGCCTGTTTTGGAAGTGTATCTGAGTTGATGCTCTTGTCTGCCGTTGGTCCAGGGATCAGTGCTCTGACATAGCCTGCTGTATCTACCAAAAGTAAGCACATAGAGTGGAGGTTGCTGCTCTTCTAGGAATAGTGACCCTAGCCCTTGGGCAGGAACCACACTGTCAGGTGGATACATATGGCATCACCACTAGGTATGGGGTTTGCCCTTGCATCCTCCCAATATCTACTCCTGCACCCACATTAGGTAGGATCCTCCCCCTGAACCCCTCCCTCAGATCTCACAGTGTAGCttaagctagccttgaacttcaggcaatcctctctcagcctcccaagcgcCAGACTGCACACAAGCACCGCCCAGCTTGCAGAGTTGTTAGCAAAGAGACAACCATGTTTTCAGCAGGCCTTCCTCTGAAGCAGGGACTTCAGTTCACCATAATTACCTGACACCCAGGACTTCCATCAACCTGGCTAAGAGGGGCATAAAGTCTGTGTCCCTATGCTTTGCTCAGCTGTCTCCAGAGGTGCAATTGGACAAGAGCTACCTAGATGTATCTTCCTTGGAATAACATTACTCccctttcctctgtgtgtctgtacgtgtggtgtgtattcatgtgtgtatgtgtttggagtatatatatatatatatatatactccaaacacatatatatatatatgtgtgtgtgtgtgtgtatatacacacatatacatagatatatacatacatacataataaacatacacacacacacacatatatatatatgcacatccaTGTGTGTGGATATTTGTGTGCAGATCTGAGGGTGACATTAGGAgtctttctcaattgctcctCAATAgttcactgaggcagggtctctcaattgTACCCAGTGTTCACCAGGACAAttagtctggctggccagcttGCTCCAGAGATCGTCTACGtctcagtcactgttctattgctgtgaagaaacaccagaatcaagacaattcttataaaaagagagcatttaagcagaggtttgcttacagtttcagagggttactGTatggtcatcatggcaggaggcagacaggcatggtgctggagcagtagctgagagctttacatcctgctccacagacagcaggcagagagaggaaggagagcctGCAAAAAAAAGctcacacacctcctccaataagaccgcgcctacttcaacaaggccacacctcctcatcctttcTAAACAATTCATCAGCTGCagactaagcatgcaaatatgagtctatgagggccattcttattcaaaccacactTTCTCACTACCTtagaagtgctgagattactgaGCAGTTACCACACCCGCTGGCGTGTATGTGGGCGCTGGGGAGCCACACTAATGTCCTCACATTTACAAAGCAAGAGTTtcaatcactaagccatctccccaacatGGCACCGTTTCTCGTAGTTGTCTGGATTATTTTTGAAAGCCACTTCCAGGCTTTCTaagatactatttttaaaatgtctgttaaGAGCTGGTTAAGAGAAACAGCATTTTCCCAACCCCAATCAGCTTCTGTGGCCTGCGAGGATAAGAATAAAGTTAACACATTGCTGCCAACCTGTCcaacagcccctcccccaaggtGGAAAGGCCCAGCCATGGCCCAGCTTCTGTCCCCCAGAAAAAGAGGTCCACAGATCCTGACAACCTTCAGGGTCACAGATCACATTCTCAGCCTTCTCAGGCTCAACATAGGTAGAGAACGGTCAACTTGCATTCTTTGTCCTTGGCGTGGGCACAGTTTTGACCTCTGTCCTTTTATTTGTGAGAGAATCAGCTCTGGGCTTAGGAGCTGTCTCCTGTAGGGAACTTCTGAAATGCTTCCTTATCCAGTTTATCTGCTACCGCTGTCACCACTCCTGGAGACCTAAGATAAAGCTGTcagcccagcccaggctaccCCAGAGTCATCAGAGTGGGCTCCAGGTACGGCTGGACCGGGACAAGGTCTCTTCTATTGGGAGCTCTCTAGCCGGGGGCGGCCATTTCTAGGCCAGTGGAAGGAACCCTGTGTGTGCTCACCCAACGGCCCAGTTAATGTCCTAATTTCATAAAGGAGCCCAGGGGATAACAGCTCACACTTGTTGGTCAGCAGGATACTGTCTTCTTTCCTGAAAGTCCTCCTCTGTCACACTGGGGGCGGGGGCCGgggtttgtttttcctttgagatagagaatctcactatggagccctggctggcatggaacttgaTATCTAGACCAggatgccctcaaactcagagagatcctcctgccttcaaaGCACTAAGAATAAAAGTATATGCCGCTACAGCCAGCACCTTACAAACCTTTTGTATCCTGTTACCACGGTACTCTAGCATCAAGACCCCTCACACTGCTTCCTCCTTGAGAGGACTGGGATGGACATTTAGGGTAGGACGATGCTTGGGTAGGAGGGTGAGAACTAAGGAGTCACAGAGTCCTTGTTTCAGCCCGGACAGGGACGCACAGGTTCAGAACAGATGGTATCTTTGggagttttctgtttgttttgttttgttttttatgatggATTCTTGATGTTTCTGAGACTTTAGCTGACCCGggactatgtaaaccaggctggcctaaaattcacagagatcccctgcctccaaagtactTGGATTAAAAGGCCTGGCTAACAGATGTGGATCTCTATTGTGGGTCGCCACAGATGGGGGCACCTGGGCTGTGGGCATGACCCACCACTGGCCCtacctgtgctgctgctgctgctgctgctgctgctgctgctgctgccagagCCCAGCCACCAGTACACCCTAAGATGCCCCAAGCCTCTATTGTGGAGGTTGGGGATCCTCTCAATGGGGATCCAAGATCTGACCACCTGTTGTTGCTCCAGGCCTCACTCCCTTAACTGACTTCTCTGAGTCTAACAAATTGCATAAAGCCTGAGTGGAGAGCCTTGGGGCTGGGTTGGGGAATGCTGAAGCAGGCTGTCTCACTATCTACTGTCTCAGCAACAGGAACTACCCCAAGCCCTGGAACCCACCTGAGGGTCCAGATTGTCCCATTGGAGCGCATTCGGAAACACTACCCCATCCCAGTGAATGTAGGCACCCTGGGACCTTCTGGAGGTCACCCAGTCCTTCAGCCTCTAGAGTGGCTGGCCCCCTTCCTCCCTATTGTCACTGTGCTCTGGTGGCTCTCTCAGCTTTTCTCCTGCCAGAGGCACCCATGGCAACCTAAGTGTTAAGGTGTGCATCCAGTTCAGGGCACACaaaaggcatggggagggagggtgaaCACAGGTCCTGGGAGATACGACAGCCTCCACCCTACCAGGAAGAGCGACATCTGCCCTGAGGCCTGGCACCATCAACCTTaagctcccccaacccccaaatccATGATAAGTAATCTCTCTGCTCCCTAGCATGCCCCAGTTCCAGAGATGCCTCTCCTGTTCTAACCACATGTTGATGCACATCAGGGGCCAGGGAAGCATGGTGACCCCATTTCACTGATCAACACCAGGGAAGCCTGCTGTGTGACTGATGGTCCTGAGAGTCCAAGAGACAGGGACCTTGTCTGTCTTTTGATCATACCTGCAGGGTTCCAGGCCATCTCCTGGGCAGAGTGGGCTCTGAACTGTTTTAGGTCCTCTAACTCTGACCTATCCTGTTGTCTAGGTAAGGGCAGACTAGCCATTCAACAAACCTCCAGTCCAGTCCACAGAGGACCCAGAATCCTTAGCAAGGTCCTGGTCCTGCCTCCCAGGGCAGGTTTGCCCTTAGGGAGCTCCAACCTggtctgcccccacccccaggggcTGCTGTTGCTGCCTGAGGCCCCCCGTCTGGGTTGCAGGCTGCAGGCTGCGTCATATATAGGTCCCCAGAGCACAATTCTCCTAAGAGTTTTCGAAGTGTACCTCTGACAGTGACACTGGGAGGCGAGCTGGAGGGAGGAACTGCTCTGGTTAGTTGAAGGCAGGGCTAGCCCACTGCCCCATTAGAGTCTCTGAGGAATAACAAGATGGCTGCAGGGCACAGGATTCCAAATCCTGTGGCAGAGGAAGTACTCTTCCCCCACCAAAAGGCCATGCAGCATCAGTTAAGAAACTGGCCCACTCACCCCACAAACATTGTTTTGCAGAACCCATGGCTGGATACGGCACGGGGGGCCTCCGGTGTGGAGGGCCACTCATCTCCAGCTTTGGGCAGATTAAACGTTAGCTCTTTTGAAGTCATTGCCTGGGGATGGGGAAGGCACCCGGATGGCGAGGATGGCGAGAGTGCTATGGAGAGAGGCCTGAACCCCTTCCTGGAGAGGCCCGTGTTCTGGGATTTTGGGGGATGTTCCCTAGCCTACCATAAATGGACAATACCGAAAGTCACCTGCGCCCGGTTGGCTGCAAAGACCACAGTGGGAAGTGTTCTGCCCCCAGCCCCTCTTCCCAGCTGCCTGGTAGCATAGGAGGGCCCTGACCAGAGAAGCCTCATTGGGTGGGGCATATTTTGCTCTTTAGAGCTCTGGTCCCAGTATCACAAGATTGTCGAACTGGGTTGCCAGCAATTCTAGCTGACCCAGGAGAGACGGGACTAGCCCCCACTGCTGCATGTCCCACCCCAGGGGAGACCTGCCGAGGTTGTAAGAGCTGCCCAGGGAGCTCTTGGGGTCAGCCCAACCCTGTGAAGGCGGTACCAAGGCCCCAGGTGGCAAGAGTGGGCGGGGCGGCTGCCTGTGCTCCCCGGACTCGGACAGCCTAGCCTCACTCCACAGATCCCTCGGCCCTCGTCATCTCTGCTTTTGCTGTCTCCTTCAAAAGTAAGTCCAATGAACAGAACCCTCGCACGGAGGGGGAAACAGACTCCAGGGCTCTAGGGCTTGACCAGGTGGGGACCCCTAGGCTAATTCTAACTCCTGGGACCAGGACAACTGCCTCCGGGCCTCAGGGGCGGGGCGGCCGACAGATCGAGTCCAGCGGCGCAGGAGCCATCGCTGCGCGACGGGGGCGCGTCTGTCCTGCGCCGTGCGCGCCGCCCGCAGTGCCCGTGTGCGCCGCCGTGCGCCTGGCCGGGGGCGTCTCGGGGTGCACCGGCGGCCGGGCtccggcggcggcagcagcgcaGGTAGGGCCAGTGGTGGGCCATGCCCCCAGCCCAGGTGCTCCTAATTTGTGGAGGACCCGCAGCTGACCCTCTGCCCACGTGCCTGTCGGCGTGTGGGGCGCGGGAGAACCTAGCAGGGTGGGGCACTGTAACTTGGGGTCTCTGggaaaggtactctgcaggcgGCCCCACACAACCAGGAATACTAGCCCACCCAAGCTCTCACTGGTTCCTTGCGAGCCTTGCCAGGACCTCTTGAGGATGGACCACTCTAAAGGCTGTACCATCGCTGGGTCCTCCCAGCGTAGGCTCTCCCCACGGCCAGCTCAGCTGCAGTATCCCGGGATAGAGGCTTTGCCCGGAAGTGTCCGGCACGCGGTGCCAGACCCCTCTCAAGGTCGTGGAAGCTGTGATTGGAGGGAGAACCAGAGACTTGGTCTTTTGGAGTGCATCTAGATAGGGGAGGGGTAAAGGGAGGCCCGCTTGTTGTGCCCCAAATGACAGGTCTCCCTAGTCAGGTCGGTGACTGGTGGTTGGGTCTGAAAACACTGGCCTCAGGAAGGCTAcccacctcccaagtcctgggctTGCTGAAAGGCCCCTGTCCCTAGACCTTCTGCACATACTCCACCCAACATGCAAACTGCAGCCAAATCCTGCCAGCCCAGCGATTAACTTGGCCTCTTTGCCCATGCAAAACAGGCGCCCAAGAGGGCCAGGCAGCACCCAGCATCTCAGGGCCCTCATCCCACACAGGGGCTGAGTTAGAACTAGGGCTGGAAGGAAGGTGGGGGTTGCTCTGGATACTCAGGAGTCCATTTTTTTAGTCTCCCTAGGCAGGCATGAGTCTGTCCTCCAAATCCAGGGCTGGGCCTTCTCAGGCTCATTTGCCCAGCCAAGAATGGAAAGTTTGCTCTGCAGCTAATCAGCCCCACTGGGTAGAGAAGGCCCAGGGGTCTTGTTAGTGGGTCCCTGTGGCACTGTCTGGGCCCTTTGCCAACATCATCACTGCAGACCTCAGGAAGGGCCAATGGGTGGTATGGTCCAGTGGGCAGCAGGTTCCAGAATCTCTCTCTGTCCTGgggctgagggtggggtgggggtgggggctgcagaCCTAGCTCTTTTGCTTCTCCCACCCACCAACCAGCCTCAGGCTGGCTACCTCCGACGCCCCCGACGCCATGGAGGAGTGGGATGTGCCCCAGATGAAGAAGGAGGTGGAGAGCCTCAAGTACCAACTGGCCTTCAAGAGGGAGATGTCGTCCAAGACCATCCCCGAGTGAGTGCCCTGTGATGTGTGTCATTTACCTGCCCAGACACTGCCCCTTGTGTGAACCAGGACCTCACACCCCAGTGGGCAGGTGCCGTGGGAATGACCGACATTCACTGAAACTCCCCACTCACAGGCTTCTCAAGTGGATCGAGGATGGGATCCCCAAGGACCCCTTCCTGAACCCGGACCTGATGAAGAACAACCCTTGGGTAGAGAAGGCCAAGTGTACCATCCTATAAGCCTGACCCACACTCTCTGTAAGGTGTGACTTTATAAATAGACTTCTCCAGGTGTCTCTGCTTTAGTGCATTCCCTGTGGGAGTCAGTGCGATCTGATGTCCTGGGGCAGTGGGGCTACAGCAGGTCCCTGATGTACAGGCTGCGCCGAACAGCATTCGAGACACCCTCGTTGAACCGGAACCACACCTCACTCCTGCCCACTGCCACACCCATGCGCCATTCGTCCGTGTCCTTCTGGGGGGCCTCAACCTCTGCAGGGACCAAAAGGCTGCACCTCAGCAGACCCCAGCCCATGTCTccaccccctcccttccttctgtgacCCATACACACCTCTGCTTGGGACTGCCACTTTCCTGATGACCACACGTCCAAAGAAGTCCCTCTCAGGCTAGCAGAAAAGAGGGCCATCAGATTGCCAGTGGACAAGCAGACACACCCAAGCCTTTCCCATGGAACAGGCGACTCCAAGGCCTCTGAGCAAGGCCTGCGACTAGGAGTACCTCTCTAACCACTGCCCACTTTCTGGGAGCAACAGGTGGCTCCTTGGGACTTGGGGCAAGCCTCCTACGTTGTTCATCATCACGCTCCAGCCCTATCCCCCCCgacacaccaccaccaccgcactcacacgtgcacacacacacctgctcctGCACAGCTGCTTTCTTCATGATGTGTTCTAGCCGCTGCTCATGGTTACGTGGGGCAGGCTGCCTTGCTCCCCTTTCCCCGCTGTCCGTCCGCAGACTCGCAGGCCCTGAGGGACCCTGGTCCACCTGAAGGGAAGCATGATGAGAGCCAGCGGGCCAAGGCCAAACCATTGATGTTGTATGCTGTCCCAATACCAGGGGCCAAACTTACCTGGGGGCCACCTCCAGCCCAGGCCAGAGCCTCTCCCCTCCGCATCTTTTCCATTTCAATCTCCCGGGCAATAAGCTGCTTAGCCTGGTAGGTGAGGGGCTTGCGGGCAGGAAGTTCAGGGAAGCGGCAGACCTCCTCCACATTTCTGCCCAAGATACCAGGGTACCAGTCAGAAGAGGCAGGGTCTGCCTGTTGCACCAACCCCACATACCAAGTTTAAGAGCTAGGGTGTGGGGTCAGTAGGGCCAGGGTCAGCCCCTGGCACTAACCCATACGCCAAGTTCAAGACCTGGGATATAGGGTGAGGTCCTGACACTGCTACATCCTAACCCCATGGCAGCTGGGGATTCTCCAACAAGTAAAGAAGACAAGTAACATACATAGGACTGCAGAGTAACAAGGACAGGCAGGGACGCCGGGACCCTTACTACACTGCAGGATACCAGGGTCGCTGCCGCTGTGCCACGAGCCCTCTAGATCCCCAAGGATCTGCAGACA
This window contains:
- the Gng13 gene encoding guanine nucleotide-binding protein G(I)/G(S)/G(O) subunit gamma-13 translates to MEEWDVPQMKKEVESLKYQLAFKREMSSKTIPELLKWIEDGIPKDPFLNPDLMKNNPWVEKAKCTIL